A genomic stretch from Chitinophaga agri includes:
- a CDS encoding chorismate mutase produces MEQILAKTKFSDPTSDKKPLIISGPCSAETEEQVLDTALRLAKTGKVDVLRAGIWKPRTRPGSFEGIGVTGLPWLQKAKELTGLPLAVEVATAKQVEEALAHNVDILWIGARTTVNPFSVQEVADALKGVDTTVLIKNPINPDLELWIGAVERVRNAGITKIGLIHRGFSSYGNTEYRNAPMWHLPIEMKRRMPELPIICDPSHIGGRRDILQDIAQEAVDLDYDGLMLESHIDPDKAWSDAKQQVTPERLAEILDGITWRHEHTDKKEFNSALDKLRGQINQLDDEILLLLGNRMKVAEKIGLYKKENNVTILQTNRWNEILERGIAKGEKLGLTKDFILKYFDAVHLESINRQNRVMNEDK; encoded by the coding sequence CTTGATACAGCACTGAGACTGGCTAAAACCGGTAAAGTAGATGTACTGCGTGCTGGTATCTGGAAACCACGTACCCGTCCGGGTTCTTTCGAAGGTATCGGTGTAACTGGTTTACCATGGTTACAGAAAGCGAAAGAACTGACCGGCCTTCCACTGGCTGTAGAAGTAGCAACGGCCAAGCAGGTAGAAGAAGCCCTGGCACATAATGTTGACATCCTGTGGATCGGTGCCCGTACTACTGTGAACCCATTCTCTGTTCAGGAAGTTGCTGACGCGCTGAAAGGTGTGGATACAACCGTATTGATCAAAAACCCTATCAACCCGGACCTCGAACTGTGGATTGGTGCTGTAGAACGTGTACGTAACGCTGGTATTACCAAGATCGGTCTGATCCACCGTGGTTTCTCCAGCTACGGTAACACCGAATACCGTAACGCTCCGATGTGGCACCTGCCGATCGAAATGAAGCGCCGTATGCCTGAACTGCCTATCATCTGTGATCCAAGCCATATAGGTGGTCGTCGCGATATTTTGCAGGACATTGCACAGGAAGCTGTTGACCTGGATTACGATGGTCTGATGCTGGAATCTCACATCGATCCTGATAAGGCATGGAGCGATGCTAAACAGCAGGTTACTCCTGAAAGACTGGCAGAAATTTTGGATGGTATCACCTGGCGCCATGAGCATACCGACAAGAAGGAATTTAACTCTGCACTGGATAAACTCCGTGGTCAGATCAACCAGCTTGATGACGAAATCCTGCTGTTACTCGGTAACCGTATGAAAGTCGCTGAGAAGATCGGTCTGTACAAGAAAGAGAACAATGTGACCATCCTGCAGACGAACCGTTGGAATGAGATCCTGGAGCGTGGTATTGCTAAAGGTGAGAAACTGGGCCTGACAAAAGATTTCATCCTGAAATACTTTGATGCAGTACACCTGGAATCCATCAACAGGCAGAACAGAGTGATGAACGAAGACAAATAG
- the aroB gene encoding 3-dehydroquinate synthase, with product MRTLSYQFQHSSTKYYLGESLLQLGNYADPSRTVLVLDENVDKHHGHKLPGWKKLVIPDGEEHKSGEVLDQIINGLIELEADRKTMLIGIGGGMTTDLTGYAASIYMRGMPVGFVPTTLLAQVDASIGGKNGINHGKHKNMLGTIRQPEFILFDYTLPLTMPAEEWHNGFAEIIKYACILDASLFTYLEQNRDKAMQRDVAVLEYLVERSVELKTKVVLEDEFETASRRWLNFGHTLGHAVEKIENIAHGKAVAIGMVAAAKISEKLKGLPVEETNRLIRLINDYQLPVTLTSNKEEVFNIFKLDKKREKDAIHFVLLEEIGKAMTQPVPITELKQLLDEL from the coding sequence ATGAGAACGTTATCTTACCAGTTCCAGCATAGTAGCACCAAATATTATCTGGGAGAAAGCCTGCTACAGCTGGGCAATTATGCTGATCCTTCCCGTACGGTACTTGTACTGGATGAAAATGTGGACAAACACCACGGGCATAAACTGCCAGGCTGGAAAAAGCTGGTGATCCCGGATGGAGAGGAACATAAAAGCGGTGAAGTCCTCGATCAGATCATCAATGGACTGATCGAACTGGAGGCAGACCGTAAGACAATGCTGATAGGCATCGGCGGCGGTATGACCACTGACCTTACAGGTTATGCAGCCAGCATTTACATGCGTGGAATGCCTGTAGGTTTTGTTCCGACTACCTTGCTGGCTCAGGTGGATGCGTCTATTGGTGGCAAAAACGGTATCAACCATGGTAAACATAAGAACATGCTGGGCACTATCCGGCAGCCTGAGTTCATTCTGTTTGATTACACACTGCCGCTGACAATGCCGGCAGAAGAATGGCACAACGGCTTCGCGGAGATCATCAAGTATGCGTGCATCCTCGATGCCAGCCTGTTCACCTACCTGGAACAGAACCGTGATAAAGCCATGCAGCGTGATGTGGCTGTACTGGAATACCTGGTGGAACGTTCCGTTGAACTGAAAACCAAAGTAGTGCTGGAAGATGAATTTGAAACTGCTTCCCGTCGCTGGCTGAACTTCGGCCATACGCTGGGACACGCTGTGGAAAAGATCGAGAACATTGCGCATGGTAAAGCTGTTGCTATAGGTATGGTAGCAGCTGCCAAGATCTCAGAGAAACTCAAAGGACTGCCCGTTGAAGAAACCAACAGGTTGATCCGTCTCATTAACGATTATCAGTTGCCGGTGACGCTGACTTCCAACAAGGAAGAAGTGTTCAACATCTTCAAGCTGGATAAGAAGCGCGAGAAAGATGCGATTCACTTTGTACTGCTCGAAGAAATAGGAAAGGCGATGACACAGCCTGTTCCTATCACAGAACTGAAGCAATTGCTGGATGAACTTTAA